A region from the Halogeometricum sp. S3BR5-2 genome encodes:
- a CDS encoding DUF6610 family protein: MATHDSTGPVSSSSTQTHTDTRQAAYVAFLHRVPFALDALTLGFLPGFREDCTYQQSQFDTLNCPVGMLDNDFRNPDLDRYVNRVLEYEPDVGIIGDAYNTAEAQSYVDAIREFQGSLPETEFIIVPKCRAAIEAIPDDIVLGYSRGYADTLAHEFSDPVDWRGRRVHILGGSPPKQLEVIEQLTQPTLMGDPPADIVGLDWNGLHRGAQFGEFWTADGWDDSGRDADHVTVRKTVRHSLSRLKTFWQAQGVWPDSTPQTDESELSYSGPTPNDIESAACTECSANVWTTKRGPYVAEYDTGDVCGYCSYDCYFTHRHRNDLEEIAGEQSVYIPPR, from the coding sequence ATGGCTACTCACGACAGCACAGGCCCAGTTAGCAGCAGCTCTACACAAACACACACTGACACCCGTCAGGCAGCATACGTGGCGTTCCTCCATCGGGTTCCGTTTGCACTCGATGCATTGACCCTCGGGTTCCTTCCTGGATTTCGCGAGGACTGCACGTATCAGCAATCGCAGTTCGATACCCTCAACTGTCCGGTCGGAATGCTCGATAACGATTTCCGGAATCCCGACCTTGACCGATACGTCAATCGGGTGCTCGAGTACGAACCCGACGTGGGAATCATCGGTGACGCCTACAACACTGCAGAAGCACAATCGTACGTCGATGCAATTCGAGAGTTCCAAGGGAGTCTGCCCGAGACGGAGTTCATCATCGTTCCGAAATGCCGTGCTGCTATCGAGGCGATTCCCGATGACATCGTGCTTGGCTACTCACGAGGCTACGCGGACACACTTGCTCACGAGTTCTCAGACCCCGTCGACTGGCGGGGTCGTCGCGTGCACATCCTCGGCGGGAGCCCACCCAAGCAACTCGAAGTCATAGAGCAACTCACTCAGCCAACGCTGATGGGTGACCCACCAGCTGACATCGTCGGCCTCGACTGGAATGGTCTACACCGCGGCGCGCAGTTCGGCGAGTTCTGGACTGCCGACGGCTGGGACGATAGTGGTCGCGACGCCGACCACGTCACGGTCCGAAAGACGGTCCGACATAGCCTCAGCCGGCTCAAAACGTTCTGGCAGGCCCAGGGCGTCTGGCCTGACTCGACACCTCAAACGGATGAGAGCGAACTCAGCTATTCCGGGCCCACACCAAACGATATCGAAAGCGCGGCATGTACCGAGTGCAGCGCGAACGTGTGGACGACCAAACGAGGACCATATGTCGCCGAGTACGATACGGGTGACGTCTGTGGGTACTGCAGCTACGACTGCTATTTCACCCACCGGCATCGAAACGACCTCGAGGAAATCGCCGGCGAGCAGAGTGTCTACATCCCGCCAAGGTGA